Proteins found in one Arachis stenosperma cultivar V10309 chromosome 8, arast.V10309.gnm1.PFL2, whole genome shotgun sequence genomic segment:
- the LOC130943616 gene encoding adenine/guanine permease AZG2 — protein sequence MGSGTRMEEDGGGGDGFVSKFTSSFIKMEKALNRAFSKCFLGKYFKLEARKTCFTREFRAAMATFLTMAYIITVNATIIAVSGGTCSTADCTPPKSADCVVKPNAGYETCLAKTKSDLVVATVVSAMISTMAMGLLANLPFGLAPGMGPNAYLAFNLVGYHGTGGPLSYQTALAVVCIEGVLFLLVSALGLRGKLAKLIPHSIRLACAAGIGLFIAFVGLQSNQGLGLIGPDPSNLVTITACKIVDPVTGACLGGRMQSPKFWLGLLGLLITSYGLMKNVKGSMIYGILFVTFVSWFRHTGVTYFPDTPLGDANYNYFKKVVDFHKIESTAGVLSFSDFNRSEVWVALATLFYVDVLAITGTVYTMAEIGEFVDEKGNFEGEYMAYIVDAAGTIVGSTLGVTTTATFVESSAGLREGGRTGLTAVFIGMFFFFSLFFTPLFSSVPPWAIGSSLVLVGVMMMKVVKDIDWNNMKEAVPAFATMLLMPLTYSIANGIIGGIGLHIALNFFDYASGTIKWFRNMRRMVVKEQNQVSATTTAAVDSTVEII from the exons aTGGGTAGTGGAAcaagaatggaagaagatggtggtggtggtgatgggTTTGTTTCAAAGTTTACAAGCTCATTCATCAAAATGGAGAAAGCCCTAAATAGGGCATTCTCAAAGTGTTTTCTTGGCAAGTACTTCAAGTTAGAAGCAAGAAAAACATGCTTCACAAGAGAGTTTCGTGCAGCCATGGCAACTTTTCTTACCATGGCTTACATCATCACTGTTAATGCTACTATCATCGCAGTCTCCGGTGGCACTTGTTCGACTGCAGACTGCACTCCACCTAAGAGTGCAGACTGCGTCGTCAAGCCTAACGCAGGCTACGAAACTTGTCTTGCAAAGACAAAAAGTGATCTTGTTGTGGCCACCGTTGTTTCAGCAATGATTTCAACGATGGCCATGGGATTACTGGCAAATTTGCCATTTGGTTTGGCCCCGGGCATGGGGCCAAATGCTTATTTGGCATTTAATTTAGTTGGTTACCATGGAACTGGTGGACCCCTCTCATACCAAACTGCACTTGCTGTGGTGTGTATTGAAGGTGTTCTCTTTCTTCTTGTTTCTGCTCTTGGTTTGAGGGGTAAGCTTGCAAAACTTATCCCTCATTCTATTAGGCTTGCTTGTGCTGCTGGTATTGGGCTTTTCATTGCATTTGTGGGCCTTCAATCAAACCAGGGGCTTGGGCTTATTGGGCCTGATCCTTCAAATTTGGTTACAATCACTGCTTGTAAGATTGTTGACCCAGTAACTGGGGCCTGCCTTGGTGGGAGAATGCAAAGCCCAAAATTCTGGCTTGGGCTTTTGGGCCTACTCATAACAAGCTATGGACTCATGAAGAATGTGAAAGGAAGCATGATTTATGGTATTCTCTTTGTAACCTTTGTGTCTTGGTTTAGGCACACAGGAGTTACTTATTTCCCTGATACACCACTTGGTGATGCAAACTATAACTATTTCAAGAAAGTTGTTGACTTTCATAAGATAGAGTCAACGGCTGGTGTTCTTAGTTTTAGTGACTTCAATAGGAGTGAGGTTTGGGTTGCATTGGCCACATTGTTCTATGTTGATGTGCTTGCAATCACTGGAACAGTTTATACAATGGCTGAGATTGGTGAGTTTGTGGATGAAAAAGGTAACTTTGAAGGTGAATACATGGCTTACATTGTTGATGCTGCTGGAACCATTGTAGGGTCCACATTGGGTGTTACAACCACAGCAACATTTGTGGAATCATCAGCAG GTTTGAGGGAAGGTGGCAGAACAGGACTAACTGCTGTGTTCATTGGgatgttcttcttcttctcattgTTCTTCACTCCATTATTCTCAAGTGTTCCTCCATGGGCCATAGGATCCTCATTGGTGCTTGTTggagtgatgatgatgaaggtGGTGAAGGACATAGATTGGAACAACATGAAGGAGGCAGTGCCTGCTTTTGCTACAATGCTACTAATGCCACTAACATACTCCATAGCAAATGGGATCATTGGTGGGATTGGTCTTCATATTGCTCTTAACTTTTTTGACTATGCTTCAGGCACCATAAAGTGGTTTAGGAACATGAGAAGAATGGTGGTCAAGGAACAAAATCAAGTGTCTGCTACTACCACAGCAGCTGTTGACTCAACAGTGGAAATTATTTGA
- the LOC130945103 gene encoding B3 domain-containing protein Os01g0905400-like — MRPEALVCEECACRCVLLHGNEKKKSSLFPPSFFKIMFDSNFSTIMYLPDKFKPAVAASVNKKIILDDKSGERWKVTLSKAGSHLAFKEGWNKFSSDHGLERGDILVFHHVTDVHFYVTIYDKYACEKLCCSNTRNKTKRRRDSSVSPVRDVMLATPDQNASVVSEPDAKKTNSQNKVVGVGGTPNNVENISKHDKSNGSVKSTRMTENYDSTAKITARESRVSPVNYKLCMNPVDAILCDNSPSFEERFRGAAAFLSEAELSGKRDSIRNTDRSTYDNTSTCKLGERKEKNVLKREVREFQYTEDLEGDNKVAMSKKEHGFHIDGCLNTKPMFNATPNISDATRLKSDPMATSKGKHGLQIDGCPNTKHIVNNGIPRVSSAIQNGKILKKIKSEQADRNPSEECTFKDKVCAKGEMPKRIKKEPRMDMTYNVSRFKDEFEARGIEVPKGLPKVIKKEFEKSSHKTEQNDDNDDDSDNVQLAEVVRCVVPDHNDKFLELPTNLHQCRNYKNNRMVVILRDPQRRLWPVLYHDLHDKKMHGTKAFYLIKGWSQFYRANNIQPGDLCTFELKEEAKHIFNVDINHN; from the exons atgCGTCCCGAGGCACTAGTGTGTGAAGAATGCGCCTGCAGGTGTGTTTTGTTGCACGGAAACGAGAAGAAAAAATCGTCACTTTTTCCTCCTTCTTTCTTCAAGATCATGTTTGACTCGAACTTTTCCACTATTATG TATCTTCCTGACAAGTTTAAACCTGCTGTAGCTGCCTCCGTTAATAAGAAAATCATTCTTGATGACAAAAGTGGGGAGAGATGGAAAGTAACTTTATCCAAAGCCGGTAGTCACTTGGCTTTCAAGGAAGGATGGAATAAGTTTTCGTCGGACCATGGACTTGAACGTGGAGATATTCTGGTATTCCATCATGTTACTGATGTGCACTTTTATGTTACAATCTATGATAAATATGCTTGTGAAAAGCTTTGTTGTTCGAATACGAGAAATAAGACAAAACGTAGAAGGGACAGTAGTGTCTCTCCAGTTAGAGATGTCATGTTGGCTACACCAGATCAAAATGCGTCGGTTGTTTCTGAGCCAGATGCTAAAAAGACAAATAGCCAGAACAAAGTGGTTGGTGTAGGAGGAACACCAAATAATGTAGAGAATATTTCAAAACATGATAAGAGCAATGGAAGTGTCAAATCTACGAGAATGACAGAAAACTATGACAGCACTGCGAAAATTACAGCCAGAGAATCAAGAGTTTCTCCTGTCAACTACAAATTGTGCATGAATCCAGTCGATGCAATTCTATGCGACAACTCTCCTTCATTTGAAGAGAGATTCAGAGGAGCTGCTGCATTTTTGTCAGAAGCTGAACTATCTGGAAAAAGGGATTCTATTAGAAATACTGACAGAAGCACATACGACAATACTTCTACTTGCAAACTtggagaaagaaaagagaagaatgtTTTGAAAAGGGAAGTTAGAGAGTTCCAATATACTGAGGACTTAG AAGGTGATAATAAGGTGGCAATGTCCAAGAAAGAACATGGCTTTCATATTGATGGATGTCTCAACACCAAACCAATGTTTAATGCCACACCGAATATCTCAGATGCTACTCGACTCA AAAGTGATCCTATGGCAACGTCCAAGGGAAAACATGGATTGCAAATTGATGGATGCCCCAATACCAAACATATTGTCAATAATGGCATACCAAGGGTCTCAAGTGCTATTCAAAACG GCAAAATCTTAAAAAAGATTAAGAGCGAGCAGGCAGACAGGAATCCCAGTGAGGAGTGCACTTTTAAGGACAAAGTGTGTGCAAAAG GTGAAATGCCCAAAAGGATTAAAAAAGAGCCGCGTATGGATATGACTTACAACGTGTCCagattcaaggatgaattcgaagcCAGAGGTATTGAAGTTCCCAAAG GCTTGCCAAAGGTTATCAAGAAAGAGTTTGAGAAGAGTTCACACAAGACTGAACAAAATGATGATAACGATGATGACAGTGATAACGTTCAATTGGCAGAAGTTGTGCGCTGCGTGGTGCCCGATCATAATGATAAATTTCTT GAATTGCCTACAAACTTGCATCAGTGCCGGAACTACAAAAATAACAGGATGGTGGTGATCCTGCGAGATCCGCAGAGGAGACTATGGCCGGTTCTTTACCATGATCTTCATGATAAAAAAATGCATGGTACAAAAGCCTTTTATCTGATAAAAGGGTGGTCACAATTTTACAGAGCCAATAATATTCAACCAGGAGATTTGTGTACTTTTGAACTTAAGGAGGAGGCTAAACACATCTTCAATGTAGATATAAACCACAATTAA